CATCTGGTGGTGGCCAACAAGGCGGACCAGGCGGCAGCGCAGGCGCCCGCCCACGCCGATGTCTGCATCAGTGCCCTGACCGGCGCTGGCCATGGGGAGTTGGTGGATCGCCTGCTGCAGCGCTGCGGCCACGGCGGTGAGCAGGGACTGCAGGTGGCTCTGAATCAACGGCAGCTGGATCTGGCGGTCTCCGCGGCGGCGAGCTTGCAGCGCACCCTCGAGGCCGGCGGACAGCAGTTGCCCTGGGATTTTTGGACGATTGATCTGCGGGCGGCGGTGCGCTCCCTCGGGGAGATCACTGGTGCGGAGGTCACCGAGGCGGTGCTCGATCGGATCTTCTCCCGCTTCTGCATCGGCAAATAGGGCCAGGAGCTCGGGCAAGCTGCCCATGCGTCTTTGCATTCAGATGAGCGCCGCCTCGCTTCCCCTGACGCCAGTCCTTCGGCAGCAGCTGCGCGATTGGTTGCAGGAGGACCTGGGTCGCGGCGACCTCAGCGCCCCCGCCTTGGCCTCTGGCCGTTGCCGGGCCCACTGGATCAGCAAGGCCCCTGGGGTGTTCTGCGGTGGCCCCCTGTTGGACGTTGTCTTTCGCGAGCTGGATCCGACCGCCAGCGTGGAGCTGTTGGTGGCGGATGGGGACGTGGTCAGCCCAGGGCAACGCCTGGTGAACCTGGAGGCTGAGGCGCCGGCCTTGGTGGCGGCCGAGCGCACTGCCCTGAACCTGGCGATGCGCCTCTCGGGGATTGCCACGGCCACGGCCCGCCTGGTGGCCGAATTGGACGGCAGCGGGGTCCGCTTGGCGGACACCCGCAAGACCACCCCGGGGCTGCGGGTGCTGGAGAAGTACGCCGTGCGCTGCGGCGGTGGCGTGAACCATCGCCTCGGCTTGGACGATGCGGCGATGCTCAAGGAAAACCACCTGGCCTGGGCCGGTGGGGTGGCCGCGGCGATCGCCGCTGTCCGCGCAGCGGCCCCCTGGCCGGCTCGCGTGATCGTGGAAGCCGAGACCGCCGCAGAGGCCCAGGCGGCGGTTGAGGCGGGAGCCGATGGGGTCTTACTCGATGAGTTCAGCCCGGAGGAGCTGCGGGAGCTGGTCCCCCGCTTGCGGGCCCTGAGTCCCCGGCCGGTGGTGCTCGAGGCCTCCGGCGTGCAGCCGGATCAGCTGCGTGCCTATGGGGCGACGGGGATTGATCTGATTTCCACGAGCGCCCCGGTGACCCGCAGCAGCTGGCTGGACCTCAGCATGCGCTTCTCCGGCTGAGCCATTCCCGCGGAGAGGGATGATCTGAAGATCTCCCCCGCATCTCCATGCTCCGCATCGCCCACTCCCTGGAGAACCAGCTTCGGGATGCGATGCAACGTGCCTTCCCCGAGGCCGCGGCGGCCGGGCAGGCCTTTGATCCCCAGCTCGCCCCGGCCAGTAAGCCGGAATTCGGGGATTTCCAGGCCAATGGCGCCTTGCCCCTGGCCAAGCCCTTGGGCCAGCCCCCCCGCAAGATCGCTGAGGCGGTGGTGGAGCAGCTCAAGGCCGATGCGGCCTTCATGGCCCTCTGCCTGGAGCCGCAGATTGCGGGCCCCGGTTTCATCAACATCACGCTCCAGCCCGAGCGTTTGGCGGCGGAGGTGCAGGAGCGCCTTGGGGATGCTCGCCTCGGCGTTCCGGCCGTGGAGCAGGCCGCGCCGGTGGTGGTGGACTTCTCCAGCCCGAACATCGCCAAGGAGATGCACGTGGGGCACTTGCGCTCCACGATCATTGGCGACTCCCTGGCCCGCGTTCTGGAGTTCCGCGGCCATCCGGTCCTACGGCTGAACCACGTGGGGGATTGGGGCACCCAGTTCGGGATGCTGATCACCCACCTCAAGCAGGTGGCTCCGGAAGCGCTGGAGACCGCCGATGCGGTCGATCTGGGGGATCTGGTGGCCTTCTACCGCGAGGCCAAAAAACGCTTCGATGAGGACGAGGCCTTCCAGACCACCTCACGGGAGGAGGTGGTGAAGCTCCAAGGCGGTGACTCGGTCTCCCTGAAAGCCTGGGGGCTGCTCTGTGACCAGAGCCGCCGCGAGTTCCAGAAGATCTACGACCGCCTCGACATTCGCCTGAGCGAACGGGGTGAATCCTTCTACAACCCCTATCTGGAAGGGGTCGTCCGCGACCTGGAGGCCATGGGTCTGCTCGTGGTGGATGACGGGGCGCGCTGCGTCTTTCTCGAGGGGGTGAGCGGCAAGGACGGCAAGCCCTTGCCGGTGATCGTCCAGAAGAGCGACGGCGGCTTCAACTACGCCACCACCGACTTGGCGGCCATTCGTTATCGCTTTGGCTCAGCCCCCGACGGCGATGGCGCTCGCCGGGTGGTGTACGTGACCGATGCCGGCCAGGCGAACCACTTCGCGGGGGTCTTCCAGGTGGCCCGCCGGGCCGGTTGGCTGCCCGAGGGTGCGCGCTTGGAGCACGTGCCCTTTGGTCTGGTCCAAGGGGAAGACGGCAAGAAGTTGAAAACCCGCGCCGGGGACACGGTGCGCCTGCGGGATCTCTTGGATGAGGCCGTGGAGCGCTCCGATGCAGACCTGCGTCGTCGCCTCGAGGAGGAGGGCCGCAGCGAGGACGAGGCCTTCATCGAGCACGTCGCCACCACGGTTGGTCTGGCGGCCGTGAAGTACGCGGACCTCAGCCAGAACCGCATCACCAACTACCAGTTCAGCTTTGACCGGATGCTGGCCCTGCAGGGCAACACGGCTCCCTACTTGCTCTACGCGGTGGTGCGCATTGCGGGCATCGCCCGCAAAGGCGGCGACCTGGATGCGGCCGGGACGGGGGCGCTCCAGTTCAGTGAGCCCCAGGAA
This DNA window, taken from Synechococcus sp. LTW-R, encodes the following:
- the argS gene encoding arginine--tRNA ligase, which gives rise to MLRIAHSLENQLRDAMQRAFPEAAAAGQAFDPQLAPASKPEFGDFQANGALPLAKPLGQPPRKIAEAVVEQLKADAAFMALCLEPQIAGPGFINITLQPERLAAEVQERLGDARLGVPAVEQAAPVVVDFSSPNIAKEMHVGHLRSTIIGDSLARVLEFRGHPVLRLNHVGDWGTQFGMLITHLKQVAPEALETADAVDLGDLVAFYREAKKRFDEDEAFQTTSREEVVKLQGGDSVSLKAWGLLCDQSRREFQKIYDRLDIRLSERGESFYNPYLEGVVRDLEAMGLLVVDDGARCVFLEGVSGKDGKPLPVIVQKSDGGFNYATTDLAAIRYRFGSAPDGDGARRVVYVTDAGQANHFAGVFQVARRAGWLPEGARLEHVPFGLVQGEDGKKLKTRAGDTVRLRDLLDEAVERSDADLRRRLEEEGRSEDEAFIEHVATTVGLAAVKYADLSQNRITNYQFSFDRMLALQGNTAPYLLYAVVRIAGIARKGGDLDAAGTGALQFSEPQEWALVRELLKFDAVVAEVEEELLPNRLCTYLFELSQVFNRFYDQVPVLKAEPDALPSRLALCRLTADTLKLGLGLLGIPTLDRM
- the nadC gene encoding carboxylating nicotinate-nucleotide diphosphorylase; this encodes MSAASLPLTPVLRQQLRDWLQEDLGRGDLSAPALASGRCRAHWISKAPGVFCGGPLLDVVFRELDPTASVELLVADGDVVSPGQRLVNLEAEAPALVAAERTALNLAMRLSGIATATARLVAELDGSGVRLADTRKTTPGLRVLEKYAVRCGGGVNHRLGLDDAAMLKENHLAWAGGVAAAIAAVRAAAPWPARVIVEAETAAEAQAAVEAGADGVLLDEFSPEELRELVPRLRALSPRPVVLEASGVQPDQLRAYGATGIDLISTSAPVTRSSWLDLSMRFSG